GCTCGGGTCGTTGAAGGACTTCACCGGCGCCCAGCTCGGCGGCGTCGCGATCAAGGCGGCCCTGGAGCGGGCCGGTGTCGCGCCCGAGCAGGTGCAGTACGTGATCATGGGCCAGGTGCTGACCGCGGGCGCGGGCCAGATCCCGGCGCGCCAGGCCGCGGTGAACGCGGGCATCCCGATGACCGTGCCCGCGCTGACCGTCAACAAGGTGTGCCTGTCCGGCATCGACGCGATCGCGCTGGCCGACCAGCTCATCCGGGCGGGCGAGTTCGACGTCGTGGTGGCGGGCGGCCAGGAGTCGATGACGCAGGCGCCGCACCTGCTGCAGAAGTCGCGGGGCGGGTTCAAGTTCGGTGACGTGACGATGCTCGACCACATGTCCCACGACGGCCTGTTCTGCGCGTTCGACCAGGTGGCCATGGGCATGTCCACGGAGAAGTTCAACGCGCGCCACGGCCTGACCCGCGAGGAGCAGGACGCGTTCTCGGCCCGCTCGCACCAGCTGGCCGCCAAGGCCGCGGGCAACGGCGTCTTCGACGAGGAGATCGCGCCGGTCTCGATCCCGCAGCGCAAGGGCGACCCGGTCGTCGTCGCGACCGACGAGGGCGTGCGCGGCGACACCACCGCGGAGACCCTGGCCAAGCTGCGCCCGGCGTTCGCGCCCGACGGCACGATCACGGCGGGCTCGGCGTCGCAGATCTCGGACGGCGCGGCGGCCGTGGTCGTGATGAGCAAGGCCAAGGCCGAGGAGCTGGGCCTGACCTGGCTGGCCGAGATCGGCGCGCACGGCGTGGTGGCCGGTCCGGACGCGAGCCTGCACCAGCAGCCGTCGAACGCGATCAAGGCCGCGTGCGCCAAGGAGGGCATCGACCCGGCCGACCTGGACCTGGTCGAGATCAACGAGGCGTTCGCCGCGGTCGGCATCGTCGCCACCCGCGAGCTCGGCATCGCCGAGGACAAGGTCAACGTCAACGGCGGCGCGATCGCGCTGGGCCACCCGAT
This genomic window from Saccharothrix sp. HUAS TT1 contains:
- a CDS encoding acetyl-CoA C-acetyltransferase; the protein is MSGSVIVAGARTPMGRLLGSLKDFTGAQLGGVAIKAALERAGVAPEQVQYVIMGQVLTAGAGQIPARQAAVNAGIPMTVPALTVNKVCLSGIDAIALADQLIRAGEFDVVVAGGQESMTQAPHLLQKSRGGFKFGDVTMLDHMSHDGLFCAFDQVAMGMSTEKFNARHGLTREEQDAFSARSHQLAAKAAGNGVFDEEIAPVSIPQRKGDPVVVATDEGVRGDTTAETLAKLRPAFAPDGTITAGSASQISDGAAAVVVMSKAKAEELGLTWLAEIGAHGVVAGPDASLHQQPSNAIKAACAKEGIDPADLDLVEINEAFAAVGIVATRELGIAEDKVNVNGGAIALGHPIGMSGARIALHLALELKRRGGGIGAAALCGGGGQGDALIVRVPKV